The Fulvivirga ligni genome window below encodes:
- a CDS encoding DUF3103 family protein translates to MIKKTLAAMAMASAVLLASCNDSQVKPSEKSDNSDLDQMALDMTSFLKEGNNLEATTALLKTQPVGVKLSEVISKVTPKSSEVGARLNESANFYDEQLKGEAPEEVAIPELWLHEPNGVAVNAENVLVAYPPAGDEAEWTKVRAYTLQGEVVYLDAKQEPNVPVIVLEKHGFEAFKVEVSFMNKKLQEAGLQENLPQIDKSARTAANGAETTILDKIRLNDDQEPWISGAAEIYAVTSGIRNADKDAEVAVIPMYYLDKEDKDYYPNQIMLFWDDYAYQAANIQLFEKDDNHNYQDLVSILISEISKLAGTISGQPWITAVGTIGSAIVEALPDSFWTNDDDYVDSFYTIEKNKTYTNYYGAGGNAKVNLRPYFIPAN, encoded by the coding sequence ATGATTAAAAAAACACTAGCGGCCATGGCTATGGCCTCCGCTGTTTTATTGGCTAGCTGTAATGATAGCCAGGTAAAACCTTCCGAAAAATCTGATAATTCTGACCTTGACCAAATGGCGCTGGATATGACCAGCTTCCTGAAAGAAGGTAATAATCTGGAGGCGACTACAGCCTTGCTCAAAACTCAGCCTGTGGGGGTAAAACTAAGTGAGGTAATTTCTAAAGTGACTCCTAAATCCTCTGAAGTGGGAGCCAGACTTAATGAATCAGCTAACTTCTATGATGAGCAACTGAAAGGTGAGGCTCCTGAGGAGGTGGCCATTCCTGAGCTTTGGTTACATGAGCCTAATGGTGTAGCTGTGAATGCAGAAAATGTATTAGTAGCTTATCCTCCAGCTGGAGATGAGGCGGAGTGGACTAAAGTAAGAGCTTACACCCTACAGGGAGAAGTGGTTTACCTGGATGCTAAGCAGGAACCAAATGTGCCTGTGATTGTACTTGAAAAGCATGGTTTTGAAGCTTTCAAAGTGGAGGTGAGCTTTATGAATAAGAAACTGCAGGAGGCAGGTCTTCAGGAAAACCTTCCTCAAATTGATAAATCAGCAAGAACTGCTGCCAATGGTGCCGAAACTACCATTCTTGATAAAATACGTCTTAATGATGATCAGGAGCCGTGGATCAGTGGTGCTGCGGAGATATATGCCGTAACATCAGGTATTAGAAACGCCGATAAAGATGCAGAAGTGGCGGTAATTCCTATGTACTACCTGGATAAAGAGGATAAGGATTATTACCCTAACCAAATCATGCTTTTCTGGGATGATTATGCCTATCAGGCGGCTAATATTCAGTTATTCGAAAAAGATGATAATCATAACTATCAGGACTTGGTGTCCATCCTTATTTCTGAGATTAGCAAGCTGGCAGGCACCATTAGTGGCCAGCCATGGATCACAGCCGTAGGCACCATTGGTTCAGCTATAGTAGAAGCTTTACCAGATAGCTTCTGGACTAATGATGATGATTATGTGGATTCGTTTTATACTATTGAGAAAAATAAAACTTACACGAATTACTACGGAGCAGGGGGAAATGCTAAGGTGAATTTAAGGCCTTATTTTATACCTGCTAATTAA
- a CDS encoding DUF2750 domain-containing protein, producing MHPDKIKNIIKLNIQDRFEYTIREIVKHEGLWCIQKDDGIATYTDSDGDEVFPIWPHKEAAELCPFEQFSGDEYYHGFVDMDELWEYILPDFDEKNILIGVFFVKDQDAMCVPSAVLAEELLDEMDSD from the coding sequence ATGCATCCAGATAAAATAAAGAATATCATCAAGCTCAATATCCAGGATAGGTTTGAGTATACTATAAGAGAAATAGTTAAACATGAGGGGTTATGGTGCATTCAAAAAGATGATGGAATCGCGACTTATACAGATTCGGATGGGGATGAGGTCTTTCCTATTTGGCCTCACAAAGAAGCAGCGGAACTCTGCCCATTTGAGCAATTCTCCGGCGATGAATACTATCACGGCTTCGTAGACATGGACGAGCTGTGGGAATACATCCTTCCCGATTTTGATGAGAAGAACATCTTAATCGGAGTGTTTTTTGTGAAAGACCAGGATGCCATGTGCGTGCCATCAGCCGTTTTAGCCGAAGAGCTTTTGGATGAAATGGATTCTGATTGA
- a CDS encoding zinc-dependent peptidase — translation MNAIVIVPVVVLLLVLIFGVYSISHDVFSYMYDNGKQFVKRQARLSVSHEEILGKYSAYYNSLGVADREIFKKRLQKFMYSKTFIPRGFAEVTDEMKVLISASAIQLTFGLPFLYLANFNRILIYPDSYYSRITKLYHAGEVNPRMGVIVLSWKAFVDGYADLTDSFNVGLHEMAHAIHFENRIRNEEYDFLDRRALYQLELITARELPKIQSGEPHFFRSYAGTNQYEFFAVALEYFFENPVGFKAALPDLYDALVRLLRQDLMSLYS, via the coding sequence TTGAACGCAATTGTCATTGTACCAGTAGTAGTGTTACTGCTGGTACTTATATTTGGTGTATACTCCATTTCTCATGATGTATTTTCTTACATGTATGATAATGGAAAGCAGTTTGTAAAGCGCCAGGCCAGGCTCAGTGTGTCTCATGAAGAGATTTTAGGTAAATATTCTGCTTACTATAACTCTTTAGGGGTGGCAGACAGAGAAATCTTTAAAAAGAGACTGCAAAAGTTTATGTATAGCAAAACCTTTATTCCCAGAGGGTTTGCTGAGGTTACAGATGAAATGAAAGTGCTGATCTCTGCTTCTGCCATACAACTCACTTTTGGCTTACCATTCTTATACCTGGCTAACTTCAATAGAATACTTATTTATCCGGATTCCTATTATTCAAGGATTACAAAGCTGTATCATGCTGGAGAAGTTAATCCAAGAATGGGGGTAATTGTATTGTCCTGGAAAGCTTTTGTAGATGGCTATGCTGACTTAACGGATAGTTTTAATGTAGGCCTTCATGAGATGGCTCATGCCATTCACTTTGAGAATAGGATAAGGAATGAAGAGTACGATTTTCTGGATAGAAGAGCGCTTTACCAATTAGAATTGATTACAGCACGTGAGCTACCTAAAATACAAAGTGGTGAACCACACTTCTTTAGAAGCTACGCGGGCACAAACCAATATGAGTTCTTTGCTGTGGCGCTAGAATACTTCTTTGAAAATCCCGTGGGCTTCAAAGCTGCCCTGCCGGATTTGTATGATGCACTAGTACGTTTGCTAAGACAGGATTTGATGTCGCTTTATTCTTAA
- the mazG gene encoding nucleoside triphosphate pyrophosphohydrolase, which produces MKEIKKTPDLNRASKLEAFDRLLTIMDELRENCPWDKKQTLESLRHLTIEETYELSDAIIEADVDEIKKELGDLMLHNVFYARIASETKDFDVSDVLHSVCDKLVERHPHIYGDVDAEDEKAVKENWEKIKLREKGNKKKSVLGGVPKSLPALVKAMRIQEKARGVGFDWDEPQQVWDKVEEEMGEFRTEFNPESGNIDQEKAQSEFGDLLFSLINYARFIDINPEEALERTNKKFIKRFQFLETESAKDGKDITEMTLDEMDEYWERAKSL; this is translated from the coding sequence ATGAAAGAAATTAAGAAAACACCAGACCTTAACAGAGCCAGTAAACTAGAAGCCTTCGATCGTCTTCTCACCATTATGGATGAGTTAAGGGAAAACTGCCCGTGGGATAAGAAACAAACATTAGAGTCATTAAGGCACCTGACCATTGAGGAAACTTATGAGCTTAGTGATGCTATTATTGAGGCCGATGTGGACGAGATAAAAAAGGAACTGGGCGACCTTATGTTACACAATGTTTTTTATGCCAGAATTGCGTCAGAAACTAAAGATTTTGATGTCTCAGACGTCCTACATAGTGTTTGTGATAAGCTGGTAGAGCGTCACCCGCATATTTATGGAGATGTAGATGCGGAAGATGAAAAAGCGGTGAAGGAAAACTGGGAGAAGATAAAGCTTAGAGAGAAAGGGAATAAGAAGAAGTCTGTTTTGGGTGGCGTGCCTAAGTCATTACCGGCATTGGTTAAAGCCATGCGAATTCAGGAGAAAGCTCGTGGAGTAGGGTTCGATTGGGATGAGCCTCAGCAGGTTTGGGATAAGGTGGAAGAAGAAATGGGTGAGTTCAGAACAGAGTTCAACCCAGAGTCAGGAAACATAGATCAGGAAAAGGCCCAGAGTGAGTTTGGTGATTTGCTTTTTTCACTTATCAACTATGCGCGTTTCATCGATATAAATCCGGAAGAAGCGCTGGAGCGAACTAATAAAAAGTTCATCAAAAGGTTTCAATTTTTAGAGACCGAGTCCGCCAAGGATGGTAAGGATATTACTGAAATGACCCTGGATGAAATGGACGAATATTGGGAAAGAGCTAAATCTTTATGA
- a CDS encoding glycine--tRNA ligase has product MANQDENLLKKIVAHAKEYGFVFPSSEIYDGLGAAYDYGQNGVELKNNIKSYWWKSMVQMNENIVGLDASIFMHPTTWKASGHVDAFNDPMIDNKDSKKRYRADVLIEDHIAKIEGKIDKEVDKAAKRFGDSFDKDQFVSTNPRVVKYNEEIDSINSRMKAGMESGDLSQLKTLIEDLGIADPVSGSKNWTDVRQFNLMFATELGSLAEGANKIYLRPETAQGIFVNFLNVQKTGRMKIPFGIAQIGKAFRNEIIARQFIFRMREFEQMEMQFFVKPGDEMAWYDNWKQTRINWHKALGLGEDYYRFHDHLNLAHYANAACDIEFNFPMGFKELEGIHSRTDFDLKAHEEHSGKKLQFFDPQENKSYVPYVIETSIGLDRMFLAIMSAAYTEETLEDGSERVVLKIPAPLAPSKVAILPLLKKDGLPEKAREIIDELKYNFTCQYDEKDAIGKRYRRQDAVGTPYCITVDHQTLEDNTVTLRDRDTAKQERIAIADLKGRVEDLVSLTSLLKQVK; this is encoded by the coding sequence ATGGCAAATCAAGACGAAAACCTGTTAAAAAAGATAGTAGCTCATGCTAAAGAGTATGGGTTTGTTTTTCCTTCTAGTGAAATATACGATGGCTTAGGAGCCGCTTATGACTACGGTCAGAATGGTGTAGAGCTTAAAAATAATATTAAAAGCTACTGGTGGAAATCCATGGTGCAAATGAACGAGAATATTGTGGGGCTCGATGCTTCCATATTCATGCACCCTACCACCTGGAAAGCTTCAGGGCACGTAGATGCTTTTAATGATCCTATGATCGATAATAAGGATTCTAAAAAGAGGTATCGTGCTGATGTTCTGATAGAAGATCACATTGCCAAGATAGAGGGCAAAATAGATAAAGAAGTTGATAAGGCTGCCAAAAGGTTTGGAGATAGCTTTGATAAGGATCAGTTTGTAAGCACTAACCCAAGGGTGGTGAAATACAATGAAGAGATAGATTCTATCAACAGCAGAATGAAAGCCGGGATGGAGAGTGGAGATCTTAGCCAGCTGAAAACTCTTATTGAAGATCTAGGTATTGCTGATCCTGTTTCAGGATCTAAAAACTGGACTGATGTACGCCAGTTTAACCTAATGTTTGCTACTGAACTTGGCTCATTAGCCGAGGGTGCCAACAAAATATATTTAAGACCGGAAACAGCGCAGGGTATTTTTGTAAACTTTCTAAATGTGCAAAAGACCGGAAGGATGAAAATCCCATTTGGTATAGCTCAGATAGGTAAGGCTTTCAGAAATGAGATCATCGCCCGTCAGTTCATATTCCGTATGCGTGAATTTGAGCAAATGGAGATGCAGTTTTTCGTTAAGCCAGGTGATGAAATGGCATGGTACGATAACTGGAAACAAACTCGTATTAATTGGCATAAAGCCTTAGGTCTGGGAGAAGACTATTACCGTTTTCACGATCATTTGAATTTGGCTCATTATGCTAATGCCGCCTGTGATATCGAATTTAACTTCCCTATGGGCTTTAAAGAACTTGAAGGTATTCACAGCCGTACAGATTTCGACTTGAAAGCTCATGAGGAGCATTCTGGTAAGAAATTACAATTCTTTGATCCTCAGGAGAATAAGAGTTATGTGCCATATGTTATCGAAACATCAATAGGTCTTGATCGTATGTTCCTGGCTATTATGTCGGCGGCATATACTGAAGAAACTTTAGAGGACGGTAGCGAAAGAGTAGTGCTTAAAATACCTGCTCCATTAGCACCTTCGAAAGTGGCCATACTGCCATTATTGAAGAAAGATGGTTTGCCAGAGAAAGCCAGAGAAATAATAGATGAGCTAAAGTATAACTTCACTTGTCAGTATGACGAAAAAGATGCTATAGGTAAAAGATACAGAAGACAGGATGCCGTAGGTACTCCATATTGTATCACTGTAGATCATCAGACATTAGAAGATAATACTGTAACGCTTAGAGATAGAGACACTGCTAAGCAAGAGAGAATTGCCATCGCAGATTTGAAGGGAAGAGTTGAAGATTTAGTTTCCTTAACCAGTCTCCTCAAACAAGTAAAGTAA
- a CDS encoding sensor histidine kinase, producing MKGKKRFKLRNYFIGKDIYIESWTLYKRVMLTSQFSLIALFVAIFYFLFDFFHGSMSGLWVYLGLGFTSILSLINNRIGLYTLARLILLFGANLTVFVLYEMELPGTGSYLFFIICIIGSFTLFGYKERLKGYISSAFALALFLAGFYNEFDFIPKTDFPVEDVANNFLVNFIIASITSIFIISFLLRINRKSEDNLRKNEKSLRALTEELTQSKNRFELAIHGNSAGIWDWDILNDSIYISPLLAEMLDYRYGDTINQAYKQVFEATIHRDDQKLFAQKMRSHLKNRTPFKVEVRMMKTRGEYIWVLDTGQAEWDENGNPVRMVGSIIDITERKRAAEKINEQNKMLEKTNAELDRFVYSTSHDLKAPLSSILGLIRIFELTDDDEEKKNCLNMMRERIDTLNGFIADIIDYSRNSRLSVEKDSINLNQLVSDAILNLQYFEHSQEIRIVKENLDLEFLADRSRLKIIVNNILANAIKYHDIIKDDPYVIIKGEMIDDQIVITIADNGRGIKEDLQQDIFNMFFRASEDSEGSGLGLYIAKEMADKLDGSISVHSTMGEGTAFTISIPKI from the coding sequence ATGAAAGGGAAAAAGAGGTTTAAACTTCGTAATTATTTTATTGGTAAGGATATCTATATAGAATCCTGGACCCTCTATAAAAGGGTAATGCTTACCAGTCAGTTTAGTCTGATAGCCCTTTTTGTGGCAATATTTTATTTCCTTTTCGATTTTTTCCACGGCTCTATGTCCGGGTTATGGGTTTACTTGGGCCTGGGTTTTACCTCCATACTTAGTCTGATCAATAACCGCATTGGGCTTTATACACTGGCCAGACTTATACTTCTTTTTGGAGCCAATCTTACTGTTTTTGTGCTTTATGAAATGGAGCTACCCGGCACGGGGTCATACCTTTTCTTCATTATATGCATAATTGGGTCTTTTACACTTTTTGGGTATAAGGAAAGGCTAAAAGGCTATATATCTTCGGCGTTCGCACTTGCTTTATTTTTAGCGGGCTTCTATAATGAATTTGATTTTATTCCTAAAACAGATTTTCCAGTTGAAGATGTAGCCAATAACTTTTTGGTCAATTTTATAATAGCCTCCATCACCTCGATTTTTATCATTTCATTCCTACTTCGGATAAACAGAAAGTCTGAAGACAACTTAAGAAAGAATGAAAAAAGCTTGAGAGCCTTAACCGAAGAACTTACTCAAAGCAAAAATAGATTTGAGTTAGCCATTCATGGTAATAGTGCCGGCATTTGGGACTGGGACATTCTAAATGATTCTATATATATATCGCCGCTGTTAGCTGAAATGCTCGATTACCGCTATGGAGATACTATCAATCAAGCTTATAAGCAGGTGTTTGAGGCCACTATTCACCGAGATGATCAAAAGCTATTCGCTCAAAAAATGCGTTCTCACCTGAAAAACAGAACGCCCTTCAAAGTGGAGGTGCGCATGATGAAAACGCGTGGGGAATATATCTGGGTATTAGATACTGGCCAGGCAGAATGGGATGAGAACGGAAATCCTGTACGCATGGTAGGGTCAATCATAGATATAACCGAACGCAAGCGAGCCGCGGAAAAAATAAATGAGCAAAATAAAATGCTCGAAAAGACTAATGCCGAGCTGGATCGCTTTGTATATAGTACCTCTCATGATCTTAAAGCTCCACTAAGTTCTATTTTAGGGCTCATAAGAATATTTGAACTCACAGATGATGATGAGGAAAAGAAAAATTGCCTCAATATGATGCGTGAGCGGATAGATACGCTCAACGGTTTCATTGCTGATATAATTGATTACTCTAGAAACTCAAGGCTTTCTGTTGAAAAAGACTCCATTAATTTAAATCAACTGGTGTCTGACGCTATTCTTAATTTGCAATACTTTGAGCACTCTCAGGAGATAAGGATAGTAAAGGAGAATTTGGACCTTGAATTTCTGGCTGATCGTAGCAGGCTTAAAATCATAGTTAATAACATTTTGGCAAATGCCATCAAGTATCATGATATAATTAAAGATGATCCCTATGTGATTATTAAGGGTGAAATGATTGATGATCAAATTGTTATAACTATTGCTGATAATGGCCGCGGTATTAAGGAAGATCTGCAGCAGGATATCTTCAACATGTTCTTCAGAGCCAGTGAAGACTCAGAAGGGTCCGGTCTGGGGTTATATATAGCCAAGGAGATGGCCGATAAGTTAGATGGCAGTATATCAGTGCATTCAACCATGGGTGAAGGCACCGCATTCACTATTTCTATTCCCAAAATTTGA
- a CDS encoding IPT/TIG domain-containing protein, whose amino-acid sequence MKAGINIFINTILITLFISCSEDDAIKSNISSVEPASGDIGSTITINGSNFSNDGGSIKVFFNDTEAEVISSSTEELTVKVPYTSDKQVTLTVINNGQSTDSPNKFVITSGTWTRISTNNPLTISGSSSLFYNINNKLYLHHSDGWLNGEPYPATFHEYNVSASSWDELTPLKEDLSVSSYDFQWTISGKGYYYSESDKTISVFNSQTKDWTTLTSNPYGSTIYRAFYIASTNTTYFIINNGDFISYNFNTDTWKEEISNGFNETMNYLGGYAGSDSFGFIATELGGVWKFDPTDNQWIKLPSFTGFYTDNINGGIFLTVNDVLYVGSSISDENSLWYFNTNDNAWYQKLSFPREGKESLFIPTESGFYWGFGIGENESYSKDLYLFEED is encoded by the coding sequence ATGAAAGCAGGAATTAATATATTCATAAATACAATTCTTATAACCCTATTCATATCATGCTCCGAGGATGATGCCATAAAGTCAAATATTTCATCCGTGGAACCTGCATCAGGTGATATAGGGTCAACTATCACTATAAATGGAAGTAATTTCTCTAATGACGGAGGAAGTATAAAGGTGTTCTTCAATGATACAGAGGCCGAAGTGATTTCCAGCTCTACAGAAGAACTAACTGTTAAAGTCCCATACACTTCTGATAAGCAGGTAACTTTAACAGTTATCAATAACGGGCAATCAACAGACTCTCCAAACAAGTTTGTAATCACCTCTGGCACATGGACAAGAATTTCGACTAACAATCCATTGACCATCTCAGGGTCTTCTAGTTTATTTTATAATATAAACAACAAATTATATCTGCATCATAGTGACGGATGGTTAAATGGTGAACCTTATCCTGCTACATTTCATGAATACAATGTTTCTGCATCTAGCTGGGATGAGTTAACACCACTGAAAGAAGATTTATCCGTCTCCTCATATGATTTTCAATGGACCATCAGTGGCAAAGGATATTATTACAGTGAATCCGATAAAACTATTTCTGTATTTAACTCCCAAACAAAGGATTGGACTACCTTAACAAGCAATCCATATGGCTCTACCATTTACAGAGCCTTTTATATAGCATCAACTAATACCACATATTTCATAATTAATAATGGAGATTTCATCAGTTACAATTTTAATACTGATACATGGAAGGAAGAAATATCTAATGGGTTTAATGAGACAATGAACTACCTCGGGGGTTATGCTGGATCAGATTCTTTCGGATTTATAGCGACGGAACTAGGAGGTGTTTGGAAATTTGACCCAACAGATAACCAATGGATCAAGTTGCCATCTTTTACAGGCTTTTATACTGATAATATCAATGGTGGCATCTTTCTAACCGTTAATGATGTACTATATGTTGGATCAAGCATATCCGACGAGAACAGCCTATGGTATTTCAACACAAATGATAATGCATGGTATCAAAAACTATCTTTCCCAAGAGAAGGCAAAGAATCACTTTTTATCCCAACAGAAAGTGGCTTTTATTGGGGATTTGGCATAGGTGAAAATGAATCTTATTCAAAGGACTTGTACCTATTTGAGGAAGATTAA